In Cicer arietinum cultivar CDC Frontier isolate Library 1 chromosome 1, Cicar.CDCFrontier_v2.0, whole genome shotgun sequence, one DNA window encodes the following:
- the LOC101506562 gene encoding DNA repair protein recA homolog 3, mitochondrial-like isoform X1 yields MARLLRNANAFLLNRSLFRPNLPTRFCLKNGVLGTSQVFSFSTNKGKRRSKSDGSDSGEENMSKKDLALQQAMDQITSTFGKGSIMWLGRSVSPKNVPVVSTGSFALDIALGIFGLPKGRVVEIFGPEASGKTTLALHVIAEAQKQGGYCAFIDAEHALDKSLAESIGVNTENLLLSQPDCGEQALSLVDTLIRSGSIDVVVVDSVSVAALVPKGELDGDMGDAHMAMQARLMSQALRKLCHSLSLSQCILIFINQVRSKISTFGGFGGPTEVTCGGNALKFYASVRLNIKRIGFVKKGEETLGSQVLVKVVKNKHAPPFKTAQFELEFGKGISREAEVIELSIKHKLVKKSGSFYEYNGRNFHGKDALKNFLANSGGLQELTTKLREKLLNADIADAETVPEAQAMDGDVMEETLSPDSTDEEAVAVVEA; encoded by the exons ATGGCGAGGCTACTTCGCAACGCCAACGCTTTTCTCCTCAATCGCTCTCTCTTCCGCCCTAACCTTCCAACG CGCTTTTGCTTAAAAAATGGAGTATTAGGCACATCTCAAGTTTTCAGCTTTTCAACTAATAAAG GTAAGAGGCGCTCTAAATCAGATGGAAGTGACTCAGGTGAAGAGAACATGTCTAAGAAAGATTTAGCCCTTCAACAAGCCATGGATCAGATCACCTCTACGTTTGGAAAGGGATCAATCATGTGGCTTGGTCGTTCGGTCTCACCTAAAAATGTACCTGTGGTGTCAACTGGTTCTTTTGCTCTTGATATAGCGCTTGGAATCTTTGGTCTTCCAAAG GGGCGTGTTGTGGAAATTTTTGGTCCAGAGGCTTCTGGGAAAACAACTCTTGCTTTGCATGTGATTGCAGAGGCACAGAAGCAAGGAG GCTACTGTGCCTTTATTGATGCTGAGCATGCACTTGATAAGTCACTTGCAGAGTCTATTGGAGTAAATACCGAGAACTTGCTTCTCTCACAGCCAGATTGTGGTGAACAGGCACTTAGCCTCGTGGATACCTTAATTCGGAGTGGTTCAATTGATGTAGTTGTCGTTGACAGCGTAAGT GTGGCTGCCCTTGTTCCTAAAGGCGAGCTTGATGGTGATATGGGTGATGCACACATGGCGATGCAAGCTAGGCTGATGAGCCAGGCTCTTCGGAAATTGTGCCACTCTTTGTCACTCTCACAGtgtatattgatttttataaaccaG GTAAGGTCAAAGATTTCTACTTTTGGGGGATTCGGTGGGCCTACAGAAGTTACTTGTGGTGGTAATGCATTGAAATTCTATGCTTCTGTGAGGCTAAATATCAAAAGAATAGGCTTTGTCAAGAAGGGTGAAGAG ACTTTAGGAAGCCAGGTTCTTGTCAAGGTTGTAAAGAACAAACATGCCCCTCCATTTAAAACTGCACAGTTTGAGCTCGAGTTTGGCAAGGGAATAAGCAGAGAAGCAGAGGTTATAGAGTTGAGCATAAAACACAAACTCGTAAAAAAGAGTGGTTCGTTTTACGAATATAATGGCCGGAATTTCCATGGCAAGGATGCACTAAAAAACTTCCTGGCCAACAGCGGTGGCTTACAAGAATTAACAACAAAGCTTAGAGAAAAGCTTCTCAACGCTGACATTGCTGATGCGGAAACAGTTCCAGAAGCGCAGGCGATGGATGGAGATGTTATGGAAGAAACTTTATCCCCTGATTCTACTGATGAAGAAGCCGTTGCTGTTGTAGAAGCTTGA
- the LOC101506037 gene encoding putative transcription factor bHLH041 isoform X1 yields MEGVFSLPIAIRTDFIHSLMQSLGCSYICLWTYDTIFPNRLSFLDGTYNVINNQPSSSLGSVAQHLFNQYKILSFDVNDDRVPGLAFRNQCPYLELQQLELLTLSSKEIQTQFYQEARIKSAVFMGCNKGEIELGFLDMSQVDIQTALRGLFPEDFSRQQQQQIDHQNNPLSSSSSSMRSLSTGSPEYSSLIFNNINPGTSSPSFPENTLPPMRPISNTPLQLQLQLQHQQLTHQITQTQFPTTTQIDHETIMRAIHNVLTLPSHHQNEQNNWPYGMHLEASGFGRYRGGDRSPNIGSNFRRQSLMKRSFAFFRSLNFIRLRERNQAATRPSNNQLHHMISERRRREKLNDNFHALRTLLPQGTKKDKASILITAKETLRSLMAEIDKLSKRNKDLMSQLQAKELSTTTTQEITKASNFSSNERLNVRVLHVPESSTSSLENQPMVDLQVNVMGQISQVDILIRLLEFLKQVQHVNLVSIDATNTNNAQVNSIHQLTFRLMITQGSEWDEGAFQEAVRRVVADFIQYVDQNL; encoded by the exons ATGGAAGGTGTATTTTCCCTTCCTATAGCAATCAGAACAGATTTTATCCATTCTCTAATGCAATCTCTTGGATGCTCTTACATTTGTCTTTGGACATATGATACCATATTCCCAaa TCGTTTGTCCTTCTTGGATGGTACCTACAATGTAATAAACAATCAACCAAGCTCTTCTTTAGGAAGTGTAGCACAACATCTTTTTAATCAATACAAGATCTTATCATTTGATGTCAATGATGA CCGTGTTCCTGGACTTGCTTTTCGGAATCAATGTCCTTACTTGGAGTTGCAACAATTAGAACTTCTAACATTGTCATCAAAAGAAatacaaacacaattttatcaG GAAGCAAGGATTAAG AGTGCTGTTTTCATGGGGTGCAACAAAGGAGAAATTGAGCTGGGTTTCTTAGATATGTCTCAA GTTGATATTCAAACAGCACTTAGGGGTTTATTTCCTGAAGATTTTTCtagacaacaacaacaacaaatcgATCATCAAAATAATCCactttcatcatcttcatcttcaatgAGATCACTATCAACAGGTAGTCCTGAATATTCATCACTAATATTCAACAACATTAATCCAGGAACATCTTCACCTAGTTTTCCTGAAAATACCCTTCCACCAATGAGACCAATTTCAAACACACCCCTTCAACTTCAACTTCAACTCCAACATCAACAATTGACTCATCAaatcacacaaacacaattccctacAACAACACAAATTGATCATGAAACAATTATGAGAGCAATTCACAATGTTCTAACTTTACCTTCTCATcatcaaaatgaacaaaataattGGCCTTATGGAATGCATTTAGAAGCTAGTGGATTTGGAAGATATAGAGGTGGTGATAGAAGTCCTAATAtaggatcaaattttagaagaCAAAGTTTGATGAAGAGATCATTTGCATTCTTTAGAAGTTTGAATTTTATAAGATTGAGAGAAAGAAATCAAGCAGCGACTCGTCCTTCTAATAACCAACTTCATCATATGATTTCGGAGCGAAGAAGGCGCGAAAAGCTTAATGATAATTTCCATGCACTTAGGACTTTACTACCTCAAGGAACTAAG AAAGACAAAGCTTCCATTCTTATAACTGCAAAGGAGACATTAAGGTCATTGATGGctgaaatagataaattaaGCAAAAGAAATAAGGATTTAATGTCACAATTACAAGCCAAAGAATTATCAACTACAACAACTCAAGAAATTACCAAAGCTAGCAATTTCTCATCAAATGAAAGATTAAATGTGAGAGTATTGCATGTACCGGAATCAAGCACATCATCATTAGAAAATCAACCTATGGTGGACTTGCAAGTGAATGTGATGGGACAAATTTCTCAAGTTGATATTTTGATTAGATTATTGGAATTCTTAAAACAAGTTCAACATGTCAACTTGGTTTCAATTGATGCAACAAACACAAATAATGCACAAGTTAATTCCATTCATCAATTAACCTTCAGGCTAATGATTACTCAG GGAAGTGAATGGGACGAGGGTGCCTTCCAGGAAGCAGTGAGAAGAGTAGTTGCTGACTTTATACAATATGTGGACCAAAATCTATGA
- the LOC101506562 gene encoding DNA repair protein recA homolog 3, mitochondrial-like isoform X2: MARLLRNANAFLLNRSLFRPNLPTRFCLKNGVLGTSQVFSFSTNKGKRRSKSDGSDSGEENMSKKDLALQQAMDQITSTFGKGSIMWLGRSVSPKNVPVVSTGSFALDIALGIFGLPKGRVVEIFGPEASGKTTLALHVIAEAQKQGGYCAFIDAEHALDKSLAESIGVNTENLLLSQPDCGEQALSLVDTLIRSGSIDVVVVDSVAALVPKGELDGDMGDAHMAMQARLMSQALRKLCHSLSLSQCILIFINQVRSKISTFGGFGGPTEVTCGGNALKFYASVRLNIKRIGFVKKGEETLGSQVLVKVVKNKHAPPFKTAQFELEFGKGISREAEVIELSIKHKLVKKSGSFYEYNGRNFHGKDALKNFLANSGGLQELTTKLREKLLNADIADAETVPEAQAMDGDVMEETLSPDSTDEEAVAVVEA; the protein is encoded by the exons ATGGCGAGGCTACTTCGCAACGCCAACGCTTTTCTCCTCAATCGCTCTCTCTTCCGCCCTAACCTTCCAACG CGCTTTTGCTTAAAAAATGGAGTATTAGGCACATCTCAAGTTTTCAGCTTTTCAACTAATAAAG GTAAGAGGCGCTCTAAATCAGATGGAAGTGACTCAGGTGAAGAGAACATGTCTAAGAAAGATTTAGCCCTTCAACAAGCCATGGATCAGATCACCTCTACGTTTGGAAAGGGATCAATCATGTGGCTTGGTCGTTCGGTCTCACCTAAAAATGTACCTGTGGTGTCAACTGGTTCTTTTGCTCTTGATATAGCGCTTGGAATCTTTGGTCTTCCAAAG GGGCGTGTTGTGGAAATTTTTGGTCCAGAGGCTTCTGGGAAAACAACTCTTGCTTTGCATGTGATTGCAGAGGCACAGAAGCAAGGAG GCTACTGTGCCTTTATTGATGCTGAGCATGCACTTGATAAGTCACTTGCAGAGTCTATTGGAGTAAATACCGAGAACTTGCTTCTCTCACAGCCAGATTGTGGTGAACAGGCACTTAGCCTCGTGGATACCTTAATTCGGAGTGGTTCAATTGATGTAGTTGTCGTTGACAGC GTGGCTGCCCTTGTTCCTAAAGGCGAGCTTGATGGTGATATGGGTGATGCACACATGGCGATGCAAGCTAGGCTGATGAGCCAGGCTCTTCGGAAATTGTGCCACTCTTTGTCACTCTCACAGtgtatattgatttttataaaccaG GTAAGGTCAAAGATTTCTACTTTTGGGGGATTCGGTGGGCCTACAGAAGTTACTTGTGGTGGTAATGCATTGAAATTCTATGCTTCTGTGAGGCTAAATATCAAAAGAATAGGCTTTGTCAAGAAGGGTGAAGAG ACTTTAGGAAGCCAGGTTCTTGTCAAGGTTGTAAAGAACAAACATGCCCCTCCATTTAAAACTGCACAGTTTGAGCTCGAGTTTGGCAAGGGAATAAGCAGAGAAGCAGAGGTTATAGAGTTGAGCATAAAACACAAACTCGTAAAAAAGAGTGGTTCGTTTTACGAATATAATGGCCGGAATTTCCATGGCAAGGATGCACTAAAAAACTTCCTGGCCAACAGCGGTGGCTTACAAGAATTAACAACAAAGCTTAGAGAAAAGCTTCTCAACGCTGACATTGCTGATGCGGAAACAGTTCCAGAAGCGCAGGCGATGGATGGAGATGTTATGGAAGAAACTTTATCCCCTGATTCTACTGATGAAGAAGCCGTTGCTGTTGTAGAAGCTTGA
- the LOC101506037 gene encoding putative transcription factor bHLH041 isoform X2, which yields MGCNKGEIELGFLDMSQVDIQTALRGLFPEDFSRQQQQQIDHQNNPLSSSSSSMRSLSTGSPEYSSLIFNNINPGTSSPSFPENTLPPMRPISNTPLQLQLQLQHQQLTHQITQTQFPTTTQIDHETIMRAIHNVLTLPSHHQNEQNNWPYGMHLEASGFGRYRGGDRSPNIGSNFRRQSLMKRSFAFFRSLNFIRLRERNQAATRPSNNQLHHMISERRRREKLNDNFHALRTLLPQGTKKDKASILITAKETLRSLMAEIDKLSKRNKDLMSQLQAKELSTTTTQEITKASNFSSNERLNVRVLHVPESSTSSLENQPMVDLQVNVMGQISQVDILIRLLEFLKQVQHVNLVSIDATNTNNAQVNSIHQLTFRLMITQGSEWDEGAFQEAVRRVVADFIQYVDQNL from the exons ATGGGGTGCAACAAAGGAGAAATTGAGCTGGGTTTCTTAGATATGTCTCAA GTTGATATTCAAACAGCACTTAGGGGTTTATTTCCTGAAGATTTTTCtagacaacaacaacaacaaatcgATCATCAAAATAATCCactttcatcatcttcatcttcaatgAGATCACTATCAACAGGTAGTCCTGAATATTCATCACTAATATTCAACAACATTAATCCAGGAACATCTTCACCTAGTTTTCCTGAAAATACCCTTCCACCAATGAGACCAATTTCAAACACACCCCTTCAACTTCAACTTCAACTCCAACATCAACAATTGACTCATCAaatcacacaaacacaattccctacAACAACACAAATTGATCATGAAACAATTATGAGAGCAATTCACAATGTTCTAACTTTACCTTCTCATcatcaaaatgaacaaaataattGGCCTTATGGAATGCATTTAGAAGCTAGTGGATTTGGAAGATATAGAGGTGGTGATAGAAGTCCTAATAtaggatcaaattttagaagaCAAAGTTTGATGAAGAGATCATTTGCATTCTTTAGAAGTTTGAATTTTATAAGATTGAGAGAAAGAAATCAAGCAGCGACTCGTCCTTCTAATAACCAACTTCATCATATGATTTCGGAGCGAAGAAGGCGCGAAAAGCTTAATGATAATTTCCATGCACTTAGGACTTTACTACCTCAAGGAACTAAG AAAGACAAAGCTTCCATTCTTATAACTGCAAAGGAGACATTAAGGTCATTGATGGctgaaatagataaattaaGCAAAAGAAATAAGGATTTAATGTCACAATTACAAGCCAAAGAATTATCAACTACAACAACTCAAGAAATTACCAAAGCTAGCAATTTCTCATCAAATGAAAGATTAAATGTGAGAGTATTGCATGTACCGGAATCAAGCACATCATCATTAGAAAATCAACCTATGGTGGACTTGCAAGTGAATGTGATGGGACAAATTTCTCAAGTTGATATTTTGATTAGATTATTGGAATTCTTAAAACAAGTTCAACATGTCAACTTGGTTTCAATTGATGCAACAAACACAAATAATGCACAAGTTAATTCCATTCATCAATTAACCTTCAGGCTAATGATTACTCAG GGAAGTGAATGGGACGAGGGTGCCTTCCAGGAAGCAGTGAGAAGAGTAGTTGCTGACTTTATACAATATGTGGACCAAAATCTATGA